In Colwellia sp. M166, a genomic segment contains:
- a CDS encoding B12-binding domain-containing radical SAM protein: MAAQQNPPELAVRQIHITEGHSDNKVLNNSPNKTADKNLHNQKIIDKSAPKIVLATLNARYFHTSFGLRYLYANMQELQPFCEIKEFIIQTRAIDIVEQILASKPDIVGFGVYIWNIVETTDVVSLLKVIAPEIKIVLGGPEVSYETEQQAIVASADYVLTGPADLSFYQLCKNIIADAPLERKIFNSKPVELKDLASPYQYYTDEDLANRLLYVEASRGCPFKCEFCLSSLDKNSVPFEIVLFLEQMEILYNRGARNFKFIDRTFNLNINTTMEIMQFFLDRMTDDLYLHFEVVPDHLPRKLKALLAQFPEGSLQFEIGIQTFNTEVQANISRKQNNAKSKENLLWLRDNTHAHIHADLIFGLPGETFDSFKDSFNQLYHCRPHEIQMGILKRLKGSPIIRHTESFDLRFNPLPPFNILSTDRVSFATMQRINRFARYWDMIGNSGRFKYALPYMLSDEPFDDFMAITEWIFNKTGQIHNFNLKKLFELLSQAVEAVFPDKHQKVIEVIEQDFQAAKLKSLFSSLQLYATDQPQLVIKNKSLKRQQQHMS, encoded by the coding sequence ATGGCAGCGCAACAAAATCCCCCAGAGTTAGCAGTTAGACAAATTCATATTACTGAAGGTCATTCTGATAACAAAGTACTCAATAATTCACCCAACAAAACAGCTGACAAGAACTTGCATAACCAGAAAATTATAGATAAATCTGCCCCTAAAATTGTGCTCGCAACACTGAATGCTCGTTACTTTCATACCAGTTTTGGCTTGCGTTACCTATACGCGAATATGCAAGAGTTACAGCCGTTTTGTGAAATCAAAGAATTTATTATTCAAACCCGTGCTATTGATATTGTTGAACAAATTTTAGCGTCTAAGCCTGATATTGTCGGCTTTGGGGTTTATATTTGGAACATTGTTGAAACTACTGATGTGGTGAGTTTGTTAAAAGTAATCGCACCAGAAATTAAAATAGTATTAGGCGGGCCAGAGGTAAGTTATGAAACAGAGCAGCAAGCCATAGTGGCCAGTGCTGATTATGTGTTAACCGGGCCGGCGGATCTTAGTTTCTATCAATTGTGTAAAAATATTATCGCTGATGCACCATTAGAGAGAAAAATTTTCAATTCAAAGCCGGTTGAATTAAAAGATCTTGCCTCGCCATATCAATATTATACCGATGAAGATTTAGCTAACCGTTTGCTGTATGTTGAAGCATCGCGCGGTTGCCCATTTAAATGTGAATTTTGTTTATCATCATTAGATAAAAACTCAGTACCTTTTGAAATAGTGCTGTTTCTTGAGCAAATGGAAATTCTGTATAACCGTGGCGCACGTAACTTTAAGTTTATTGATAGAACCTTTAACTTAAACATTAATACCACCATGGAAATCATGCAGTTTTTCTTAGACCGCATGACAGACGATCTTTATTTGCACTTTGAAGTGGTACCTGATCACCTACCTAGAAAATTAAAGGCCTTGTTAGCACAATTTCCTGAGGGCAGTTTACAGTTCGAAATAGGCATACAAACTTTTAATACTGAGGTGCAAGCCAATATTAGTCGTAAACAAAACAATGCTAAGTCAAAAGAAAACTTACTGTGGTTAAGAGATAATACTCACGCCCATATTCATGCTGATCTAATTTTTGGTTTGCCCGGTGAAACCTTTGATAGTTTTAAAGATAGCTTCAATCAACTTTATCATTGTCGACCACATGAAATTCAAATGGGGATATTAAAGCGCTTGAAGGGCAGCCCGATCATTCGCCACACAGAAAGCTTTGACCTTCGTTTTAACCCGTTACCACCGTTTAACATTTTAAGTACTGACCGAGTTAGCTTTGCTACTATGCAACGTATCAATCGCTTTGCACGCTACTGGGATATGATCGGTAACTCTGGCCGTTTTAAATACGCACTACCGTATATGTTATCTGATGAGCCGTTTGATGATTTTATGGCGATCACTGAGTGGATATTTAATAAAACGGGTCAAATTCATAATTTTAATCTGAAAAAGCTGTTTGAGTTACTTTCGCAAGCAGTTGAGGCTGTTTTTCCAGATAAACATCAAAAGGTTATTGAAGTTATAGAACAAGATTTTCAGGCAGCGAAATTAAAAAGCCTGTTTAGTAGCTTGCAGCTTTATGCAACCGACCAACCACAGTTAGTCATTAAAAATAAATCGTTAAAGCGCCAGCAGCAACATATGAGCTAA